Proteins encoded by one window of Streptomyces sp. NBC_01477:
- a CDS encoding ABC transporter ATP-binding protein, whose translation MTTTTAHQPTPEQAPDSGPLLQASGVIMRFGGLTAVRDVDLTVNTGEIVGLIGPNGAGKTTFFNCLTGLYVPTEGTVRFRGAVLPPKPHLVTKAGIARTFQNIRLFANMTVLENVLVGRHTRTKEGLLSALIRGPGYHRAEARSRARAMELLEFTGLAAKADHLARNLPYGEQRKLEIARALASEPGLLLLDEPTAGMNPQETRATEDLVFAVRDQGIAVLVIEHDMRFIFNLCDRVAVLVQGEMLVEGTSEVVQQDERVIAAYLGEPFEGAPDDGAKTTGEQENDR comes from the coding sequence ATGACCACCACCACTGCGCACCAGCCCACCCCGGAGCAGGCCCCCGACAGCGGCCCGCTGCTCCAGGCCAGCGGTGTCATCATGCGGTTCGGCGGCCTCACCGCCGTCCGAGACGTCGACCTCACCGTCAACACCGGGGAGATCGTCGGACTGATCGGCCCCAACGGCGCGGGCAAGACCACCTTCTTCAACTGCCTCACCGGCCTGTACGTCCCCACCGAGGGCACCGTCCGCTTCCGCGGCGCCGTCCTGCCGCCCAAGCCGCACCTGGTCACCAAGGCGGGCATCGCCCGCACCTTCCAGAACATCCGGCTGTTCGCCAACATGACCGTGCTGGAGAACGTACTGGTCGGACGGCACACCCGCACCAAAGAAGGACTGCTGTCCGCGCTCATCCGCGGCCCCGGCTACCACCGGGCCGAGGCCCGCTCCCGGGCCAGGGCGATGGAACTGCTGGAATTCACCGGGCTCGCCGCCAAGGCCGACCACCTCGCCCGCAACCTGCCCTACGGCGAACAGCGCAAGCTGGAGATCGCCAGGGCACTGGCCAGCGAGCCCGGCCTGCTGCTGCTCGACGAACCCACCGCCGGCATGAACCCGCAGGAGACCCGGGCCACCGAGGACCTCGTCTTCGCGGTACGCGACCAGGGCATCGCCGTCCTCGTCATCGAGCACGACATGCGCTTCATCTTCAACCTGTGCGACCGGGTCGCCGTCCTCGTCCAGGGCGAAATGCTGGTCGAAGGCACCTCCGAGGTCGTACAGCAGGACGAACGGGTGATCGCCGCCTACCTCGGCGAGCCCTTCGAAGGCGCGCCCGACGACGGGGCGAAGACGACCGGCGAGCAGGAGAACGACCGATGA
- a CDS encoding ABC transporter ATP-binding protein, with amino-acid sequence MTALLEVENLRVSYGKIEAVKGISFSVEAGQVVTLIGTNGAGKTTTLRTLSGLLKPTGGKIVFNGRYLTRVPPHKIVALGLAHSPEGRHIFPRLTIEQNLQLGAYLRKDPAGVVKDIERAYELFPILGERRKQAAGTLSGGEQQMLAMGRALMCQPKLLMLDEPSMGLSPIMMQKIMATIVELKAQGTTILLVEQNAQAALSLADQAHVMEVGSIKLSGTGQDLLHDEGVRKTYLGED; translated from the coding sequence ATGACCGCACTGCTCGAAGTGGAGAACCTGCGCGTCTCGTACGGCAAGATCGAGGCCGTCAAGGGCATCTCCTTCTCCGTCGAGGCCGGCCAGGTCGTCACCCTGATCGGCACCAACGGCGCCGGCAAGACCACCACCCTGCGCACCCTCAGCGGCCTGCTCAAGCCGACCGGCGGCAAGATCGTCTTCAACGGCAGGTACCTCACCCGGGTCCCGCCGCACAAGATCGTCGCCCTTGGCCTCGCCCACTCGCCCGAGGGCCGGCACATCTTCCCCCGGCTCACCATCGAGCAGAACCTCCAGCTCGGCGCGTACCTGCGCAAGGACCCCGCCGGGGTCGTCAAGGACATCGAGCGCGCCTACGAGCTGTTCCCGATCCTCGGCGAACGCCGCAAGCAGGCGGCCGGCACCCTGTCCGGCGGCGAACAGCAGATGCTCGCCATGGGCCGCGCCCTGATGTGCCAGCCGAAGCTGCTCATGCTCGACGAACCCTCGATGGGCCTCTCGCCGATCATGATGCAGAAGATCATGGCCACCATCGTCGAACTCAAGGCGCAGGGCACGACCATCCTGCTCGTCGAGCAGAACGCCCAGGCCGCGCTCTCGCTCGCCGACCAGGCCCATGTGATGGAGGTCGGCTCCATCAAGCTCTCCGGCACCGGACAGGACCTGCTGCACGACGAGGGCGTCCGCAAGACCTACCTCGGCGAGGACTGA
- a CDS encoding ANTAR domain-containing response regulator, with protein sequence MTTRVVIAEDEALIRLDLKEMLEEEGYSVVGEAGDGETAVKLAEEHRPDLVILDVKMPVLDGISAAERIAGEKLAPVLMLTAFSQRELVERARDAGAMAYLVKPFSKSDLVPAIEMAVSRFQELRALELEIADLSLRLETRKLVDRAKSVLQTKYGLTEPAAFRWIQKTSMDRRMSMQAVAQAVIEEVTDK encoded by the coding sequence CTGACCACCCGGGTCGTCATCGCCGAGGACGAGGCGCTGATCCGGCTGGACCTGAAGGAGATGCTGGAGGAGGAGGGCTACTCCGTCGTCGGCGAGGCCGGGGACGGCGAGACGGCGGTGAAGCTCGCCGAGGAGCACCGGCCCGACCTGGTGATCCTGGATGTGAAGATGCCGGTGCTCGACGGCATCTCGGCGGCCGAGCGCATCGCGGGCGAGAAGCTCGCGCCGGTGCTGATGCTGACCGCGTTCTCGCAGCGGGAGCTGGTCGAGCGGGCCAGGGACGCGGGCGCGATGGCGTATCTGGTGAAACCGTTCAGCAAGAGCGACCTGGTGCCGGCGATCGAGATGGCGGTGAGCCGTTTCCAGGAGCTGCGGGCGCTGGAGCTGGAGATCGCGGATCTGTCGCTGCGGCTGGAGACCCGCAAGCTGGTGGACCGGGCGAAGAGCGTGCTGCAGACGAAGTACGGGCTGACCGAGCCGGCCGCTTTCCGCTGGATCCAGAAGACGTCGATGGACCGGCGGATGTCGATGCAGGCGGTCGCGCAGGCCGTGATCGAAGAGGTCACCGACAAGTAG
- a CDS encoding transcriptional regulator: MYDLQVRRRALAFLAEGHSLNATSRATGVSRAAIREWATHGPEPSSTGRAPLRTDGPAYPYLLGLYLGDGCLSRGRRGVYALRIACADSWPGLISACERAIHAVRPGGSVCRAQQQGCVQVTACSKQWPAIFPQHGPGRKHERRIVLEAWQQPLVDAYPWEFIRGLVHSDGCRITNWTTRVVGGELRRYEYPRYFFTNKSEDILTLFSDALDLVGVQWKVTRRAGRPYNVSVARRASVALMDLHIGPKH; encoded by the coding sequence ATGTACGACCTCCAGGTGCGCCGCCGGGCGCTCGCATTCCTCGCCGAAGGCCACAGCCTCAACGCCACCAGTCGCGCGACGGGCGTGTCCCGTGCGGCCATCCGCGAGTGGGCCACCCACGGTCCGGAACCCTCCAGCACCGGGCGCGCCCCGCTGCGCACCGACGGCCCCGCCTATCCGTATCTGCTCGGGCTCTACCTGGGCGACGGCTGCCTCAGCCGGGGCCGCCGCGGTGTCTACGCCTTACGGATCGCCTGCGCCGACTCCTGGCCCGGCCTCATCAGCGCGTGCGAGCGGGCCATCCATGCCGTCCGGCCCGGGGGCTCCGTCTGCCGCGCGCAGCAGCAGGGCTGTGTCCAGGTCACCGCGTGCAGCAAGCAGTGGCCGGCGATCTTCCCCCAGCACGGCCCCGGGCGGAAGCATGAGCGCCGGATCGTGCTGGAGGCCTGGCAGCAGCCGCTCGTCGACGCGTATCCATGGGAGTTCATCCGGGGGCTCGTGCACTCCGACGGGTGCCGGATCACCAACTGGACGACCCGGGTTGTCGGCGGCGAACTGCGGCGCTACGAGTACCCGCGGTACTTCTTCACGAACAAGTCCGAGGACATCCTGACCCTCTTCTCCGACGCCCTCGACCTCGTCGGCGTCCAGTGGAAGGTCACCCGCCGCGCCGGGCGGCCGTACAACGTGTCCGTCGCCCGGCGCGCCTCCGTCGCGCTCATGGACCTGCACATCGGCCCGAAGCACTGA
- a CDS encoding PaaI family thioesterase, with translation MGEQTTTHFPQEILEQYAGLGIDLQALFSAGHLGERMGIRILEASPEKVVGTMPVEGNTQPYGLLHGGASAVLAETLGSVGAMLHGGPGKLAVGVDLNATHHRGMRSGVVTGTATPVHRGRSSATYDVVITDDASGKRVCTARLTCMLRPAARAATA, from the coding sequence ATGGGCGAGCAGACCACCACCCACTTCCCGCAGGAGATCCTGGAGCAGTACGCCGGGCTCGGCATCGACCTCCAGGCGCTCTTCTCCGCCGGGCACCTCGGTGAACGGATGGGCATCCGGATCCTGGAGGCGTCCCCCGAGAAGGTGGTCGGCACGATGCCTGTCGAGGGCAACACCCAGCCGTACGGCCTGCTGCACGGCGGCGCCTCGGCCGTGCTCGCCGAGACCCTCGGCTCGGTCGGCGCGATGCTGCACGGCGGCCCCGGCAAGCTCGCGGTCGGCGTCGACCTCAACGCGACGCACCACCGCGGTATGCGCTCCGGCGTCGTCACCGGCACCGCCACCCCGGTCCACCGGGGCCGCTCGTCGGCCACCTACGACGTCGTGATCACCGATGACGCCTCCGGCAAGCGCGTCTGCACCGCCCGCCTCACCTGCATGCTCCGCCCCGCCGCCCGCGCGGCGACCGCCTGA
- a CDS encoding FdhF/YdeP family oxidoreductase, with protein MAKKPPVGDPVQDAPRVTAPKQAAAGLPAIGHTMKIAGAQMGARRAALTLLKVNQKSGFDCPGCAWPEPEHRHTFEFCENGAKAVAEEATLRRVTPDFFAEHPVADLAHRSGYWLGQQGRITQPMYLAEGAERYEAVPWERAFELIADELHALDSPDEAVFYTSGRTSNEAAFLFQLFAREFGTNNLPDCSNMCHESSGSALTETLGVGKGSVLLDDLHRAELIIVAGQNPGTNHPRMLSALEKAKRGGATIVTVNPLREAGTERFRNPQNAAGLAGGGTVLTDLFLPVRLGGDQALFRALGRLIIEAGALDRDFIAEHTHGFGDYEAAALATDWDEVLRATGLDRADIDRLLALVLDAKSIVVCWAMGLTQHKHAVPTIREVVNFLLLRGNVGRPGAGVCPVRGHSNVQGDRTMGIFERPGAAFLDALRKEFGFEPPREHGLDVVRAIRALRDGDAKVFFAMGGNFVAASPDTAVTEAAMRRAGLTVHVSTKLNRSHVVTGARALILPTLGRTEKDRQAGGEQFVTVEDSMGMVHASHGGLPPASPHLLSEPAIVSRLARAVFGGDSGVPWADFETDYDLIRDRISRVVPGFDGFNTKVRHPGGFTLPHAPRDSRTFPTATGKANFTAAPVEYPRVPEGRLLLQTLRSHDQYNTTIYGLDDRYRGIKGGRRVVLVHPDDAAAAGLRDGDHADLVSEWTDGSERRADGFRVVHYPTPRGCAAAYYPETNVLIPLDHTADTSNTPASKSVVIRLEQPDPARAADPAGGVESR; from the coding sequence ATGGCCAAGAAGCCGCCCGTAGGGGACCCCGTACAGGACGCACCGCGAGTCACCGCGCCGAAGCAGGCTGCCGCCGGGCTGCCCGCGATCGGGCACACCATGAAGATCGCCGGCGCGCAGATGGGGGCCAGACGGGCGGCGCTGACGCTGCTCAAGGTCAACCAGAAGAGCGGTTTCGACTGCCCCGGGTGCGCGTGGCCCGAGCCGGAGCACCGCCACACCTTCGAATTCTGCGAGAACGGCGCCAAGGCCGTCGCCGAGGAGGCGACACTGCGCCGGGTCACCCCGGACTTCTTCGCCGAGCACCCCGTCGCCGACCTCGCACACCGCAGCGGCTACTGGCTCGGGCAGCAGGGCAGGATCACCCAGCCGATGTATCTCGCCGAGGGCGCCGAACGCTACGAGGCGGTGCCCTGGGAGCGCGCCTTCGAGCTGATCGCCGACGAACTGCACGCGCTGGACTCCCCCGACGAGGCCGTCTTCTACACCTCGGGCCGCACCAGCAACGAGGCCGCCTTCCTCTTCCAGCTGTTCGCCCGGGAGTTCGGCACCAACAACCTGCCCGACTGCTCCAACATGTGCCACGAGTCCTCGGGATCCGCCCTGACCGAGACACTCGGCGTCGGCAAGGGCAGCGTGCTGCTCGACGACCTCCACCGCGCCGAACTGATCATCGTCGCCGGCCAGAACCCGGGCACCAACCACCCGCGGATGCTCTCCGCGCTGGAGAAGGCCAAGCGCGGCGGCGCCACGATCGTCACCGTCAACCCGCTGCGGGAAGCAGGCACCGAACGCTTCCGCAACCCGCAGAACGCCGCGGGGCTCGCCGGCGGCGGCACCGTACTGACCGACCTGTTCCTGCCGGTCAGGCTCGGCGGCGACCAGGCGCTCTTCCGCGCGCTCGGCCGGCTGATCATCGAGGCCGGCGCCCTGGACCGGGACTTCATCGCCGAGCACACCCACGGCTTCGGCGACTACGAGGCCGCGGCCCTGGCCACCGACTGGGACGAGGTGCTGCGCGCCACCGGGCTCGACCGGGCCGACATCGACAGGCTGCTCGCCCTCGTACTCGACGCGAAAAGCATCGTCGTGTGCTGGGCGATGGGCCTCACCCAGCACAAGCACGCCGTGCCCACCATCCGCGAGGTCGTCAACTTCCTGCTGCTGCGCGGCAACGTCGGCCGCCCCGGCGCCGGGGTGTGCCCGGTGCGCGGCCACAGCAACGTGCAGGGCGACCGCACCATGGGCATCTTCGAACGGCCGGGCGCGGCCTTCCTCGACGCCCTGCGCAAGGAATTCGGCTTCGAACCGCCCCGCGAGCACGGCCTCGACGTCGTCCGGGCGATCCGCGCCCTGCGCGACGGCGACGCCAAGGTCTTCTTCGCCATGGGCGGCAACTTCGTGGCCGCCTCCCCCGACACCGCGGTCACCGAGGCCGCCATGCGCCGGGCCGGGCTCACCGTCCACGTGTCCACCAAGCTGAACCGCTCGCACGTGGTCACCGGCGCCCGCGCGCTGATCCTGCCGACCCTCGGCAGGACCGAGAAGGACCGGCAGGCCGGCGGTGAGCAGTTCGTCACCGTCGAGGACTCGATGGGCATGGTGCACGCCTCCCACGGCGGCCTGCCGCCCGCCTCCCCGCACCTGCTGTCCGAGCCGGCCATCGTCTCCCGGCTGGCCCGGGCGGTCTTCGGCGGCGACAGCGGTGTGCCGTGGGCGGACTTCGAGACGGACTACGACCTGATCAGGGACCGGATCTCGCGCGTCGTGCCCGGCTTCGACGGCTTCAACACCAAGGTGCGCCACCCGGGCGGCTTCACCCTGCCGCACGCCCCGCGCGACTCGCGCACCTTCCCCACCGCCACGGGCAAGGCCAACTTCACCGCCGCGCCGGTCGAATACCCCCGCGTGCCGGAAGGCCGGCTGCTGCTCCAGACGCTGCGGTCGCACGACCAGTACAACACCACCATCTACGGCCTCGACGACCGCTACCGCGGCATCAAGGGCGGCCGCCGCGTCGTCCTGGTGCACCCCGACGACGCGGCGGCGGCCGGGCTGCGCGACGGCGACCACGCCGACCTGGTCAGCGAGTGGACCGACGGCAGCGAACGCCGCGCCGACGGCTTCCGGGTCGTGCACTACCCGACCCCGCGTGGCTGCGCCGCGGCCTACTACCCCGAGACGAACGTCCTCATACCGCTCGACCACACCGCCGACACCAGCAACACACCCGCCTCGAAGTCCGTCGTCATCCGGCTCGAACAGCCGGACCCCGCACGCGCCGCCGACCCGGCCGGTGGGGTAGAAAGCCGGTAG
- the polA gene encoding DNA polymerase I, whose translation MAKNASKTTTDRPRLMLLDGHSLAYRAFYALPVENFSTATGQPTNAIYGFTSMLSNTLRDEQPTHLAVAFDVSRKTWRFDEYPEYKATRSKTPDEFRSQVELIGELLDAMGVNRFAVDGYEADDIIATLATQAEALGYDVLIVSGDRDSFQLVSDHVTVLYPTKGVSELTRYTPAKVEEKYGLTPRQYPDFAALRGDPSDNLPGIPGVGEKTAAKWITQFGSFAELVERAGEVKGKVGENLRAHLDAVKLNRRLTELVRDVDLPLTPEGLERVPYERETLVGVLDVLEFRNSNFRERLFAADPGAEQDEPEVAEGVAVEGTVLAAGDMPDWLAAHSAVPVGLASVDTWALGAGSVTQIALATADDAAWFDPAQLDETDERAFAGWLADPERPKVLHNAKNVARVFAEHGWTVAGVSMDTALAAYLIKPGRRSFALDVLSVEYLGRELAPVDSGSGQLAFGEESEDEGAAAAGALMVQARTVLDLGEVFGERLPEVGAAGLLHDVELPTSALLARMERAGIAADRAHLEGLEQQFAAAVQHAVGEAHASVGHEFNLGSPKQLQEVLFGELGLPKTKKTKTGYTTDADALAWLAAQTDHELPVIMLRHREQAKLRVTVEGLVKTVAPDGRIHTTFSQIVAATGRLSSTDPNLQNVPVRTDEGRAIRRGFVVGEGYDSLLTADYSQIELRVMAHLSEDEGLIAAFTTGEDLHTTVGSQVFGVGRDAVDAEMRRKIKAMSYGLAYGLSAFGLSQQLGIEAAEARALMETYFERFGGVRDYLHRVVEEARSTGYTETLLGRRRYLPDLNSDNRQRREMAERMALNAPIQGSAADIVKIAMLRVDEALAKEQLASRMLLQVHDEIVLEVAPGERKKVEELVRREMAGAYPLRAPLDVSVGDGADWESAAH comes from the coding sequence GTGGCAAAGAACGCATCGAAGACGACGACCGACCGCCCCCGCCTGATGCTGCTGGACGGGCACTCGCTGGCGTACCGGGCGTTCTACGCGCTGCCCGTGGAGAATTTCAGCACCGCCACGGGCCAGCCGACGAACGCGATCTACGGCTTCACGTCCATGCTGTCGAACACGTTGCGTGACGAGCAGCCGACGCATCTGGCGGTCGCTTTCGACGTCTCGCGCAAGACGTGGCGGTTCGACGAGTATCCGGAGTACAAGGCGACGCGGTCCAAGACGCCCGACGAGTTCCGCAGTCAGGTGGAGCTGATCGGCGAGCTGCTGGACGCGATGGGGGTGAACCGCTTCGCGGTCGACGGGTACGAGGCGGACGACATCATCGCCACGCTGGCCACCCAGGCCGAGGCGCTGGGGTACGACGTGCTGATCGTCAGCGGCGACCGGGATTCGTTCCAGCTGGTCAGCGACCACGTCACGGTGCTGTATCCGACGAAGGGCGTCTCGGAGCTGACCCGCTACACCCCGGCGAAGGTCGAGGAGAAGTACGGGCTGACCCCGCGGCAGTATCCGGACTTCGCGGCGCTGCGCGGCGACCCGTCGGACAATCTGCCCGGCATTCCCGGGGTGGGGGAGAAGACGGCGGCCAAGTGGATCACCCAGTTCGGGTCGTTCGCGGAGCTGGTCGAGCGGGCCGGCGAGGTCAAGGGCAAGGTCGGCGAGAATCTGCGGGCCCATCTGGACGCGGTCAAGCTCAACCGGCGGCTGACCGAGCTGGTGCGGGACGTGGATCTGCCGCTGACTCCCGAGGGCCTGGAGCGGGTGCCGTACGAGCGGGAGACGCTGGTCGGCGTCCTGGACGTACTGGAGTTCCGCAACTCCAACTTCCGCGAGCGGCTGTTCGCCGCCGACCCCGGCGCCGAGCAGGACGAGCCGGAGGTCGCCGAGGGTGTCGCCGTCGAGGGGACGGTGCTGGCGGCCGGTGACATGCCGGACTGGCTGGCCGCGCACAGCGCGGTGCCGGTCGGCCTGGCCAGTGTGGACACCTGGGCGCTGGGCGCGGGGAGCGTGACCCAGATCGCCCTGGCGACGGCCGACGACGCGGCCTGGTTCGACCCGGCGCAGCTGGACGAGACCGACGAGCGGGCCTTCGCGGGCTGGCTCGCCGACCCGGAGCGCCCCAAGGTGCTGCACAACGCGAAGAATGTCGCCCGGGTCTTCGCCGAGCACGGCTGGACGGTCGCCGGGGTGTCGATGGACACCGCGCTGGCGGCGTATCTGATCAAGCCGGGGCGCCGCTCCTTCGCGCTCGATGTGCTGTCGGTGGAGTATCTGGGTCGTGAGCTGGCGCCGGTGGACTCCGGCAGCGGGCAGCTGGCGTTCGGCGAGGAGAGCGAGGACGAGGGCGCGGCGGCGGCCGGGGCGCTGATGGTGCAGGCGCGTACGGTGCTGGACCTCGGCGAGGTCTTCGGCGAGCGGCTGCCCGAGGTCGGCGCGGCCGGGCTGCTGCACGATGTGGAGCTGCCGACGTCGGCGCTGCTGGCCCGGATGGAGCGGGCCGGGATCGCCGCGGACCGTGCCCATCTGGAGGGACTTGAGCAGCAGTTCGCCGCCGCGGTGCAGCACGCGGTGGGCGAGGCGCACGCCTCGGTCGGGCACGAGTTCAACCTGGGCTCGCCCAAGCAGCTCCAGGAGGTGCTGTTCGGCGAGCTGGGGCTGCCCAAGACCAAGAAGACCAAGACCGGTTATACGACGGACGCCGACGCGCTGGCGTGGCTGGCCGCGCAGACCGACCACGAGCTGCCGGTGATCATGCTGCGGCACCGGGAGCAGGCCAAGCTGCGGGTCACCGTGGAGGGCCTGGTCAAGACGGTCGCCCCGGACGGGCGGATCCACACCACGTTCAGCCAGATCGTGGCGGCCACCGGGCGGCTGTCGTCCACCGACCCGAATCTGCAGAACGTGCCGGTCCGCACCGACGAGGGCCGGGCGATCCGGCGCGGCTTCGTCGTCGGCGAGGGGTACGACTCGCTGCTGACCGCCGACTACAGCCAGATCGAGCTGCGGGTGATGGCCCACCTGTCGGAGGACGAGGGCCTGATCGCGGCCTTCACCACGGGCGAGGACCTGCACACCACCGTCGGCTCGCAGGTCTTCGGGGTCGGCAGGGACGCGGTCGACGCGGAGATGCGCCGCAAGATCAAGGCGATGTCGTACGGCTTGGCGTACGGGCTGTCAGCGTTCGGCCTGTCCCAGCAGCTCGGTATCGAGGCGGCCGAGGCACGGGCGCTGATGGAGACGTACTTCGAGCGCTTCGGCGGGGTGCGGGACTATCTGCACCGGGTGGTCGAGGAGGCCCGCAGCACCGGTTATACGGAGACGCTGCTCGGCCGCCGCCGCTATCTGCCGGACCTCAACAGCGACAACCGGCAGCGCCGGGAGATGGCGGAGCGGATGGCGCTGAACGCGCCGATCCAGGGTTCGGCCGCGGACATCGTGAAGATCGCGATGCTGCGGGTGGACGAGGCGCTGGCCAAGGAGCAGCTGGCGTCCCGGATGCTGCTCCAGGTGCACGACGAGATCGTGCTCGAAGTGGCCCCCGGCGAGCGGAAGAAGGTCGAGGAGCTGGTGCGCCGCGAGATGGCCGGGGCGTATCCGCTGCGGGCGCCGCTGGACGTGTCGGTGGGCGACGGCGCGGACTGGGAGTCGGCCGCGCACTGA
- a CDS encoding lytic transglycosylase domain-containing protein, giving the protein MAARRYGRRLRRGAAGTAVAAAAMAALSASQAPGFLPVAHAAQQQDAAALTPPPGTAIDGGSPYVTDLPPLNTPTGPPLVTPTATPGGSSVSVPSGSAGLPATVLAAYQRAEASVAQSDPGCHLPWQLLAAIGQVESGQARGGAVDADGTTYRPILGPVLNGVGFANISDTDGGRYDGDAVHDRAVGPMQFIPSTWERWGADGNGDGTDDPDNVYDAALAAAHYLCADGRDLAVPRQMDRAILGYNHSQAYLDLVRSWYDHFMQGGAVSVPDRPGTPGAPVSLTGTPSAPPTPPGSSPTPTQSRPPTTPGTPSGSPTAPTTGPTTGGPTTPPTTTPPTTPPTTDPTDPPTTPGCPSPSPTPTPSDSATPTPTPSGTPTGDPCDTGTPTPTPSDSATPAPTASAAATTAAAVSPAP; this is encoded by the coding sequence ATGGCAGCGCGGCGTTATGGCCGGAGGCTTCGCAGGGGAGCGGCGGGTACGGCGGTCGCCGCCGCGGCGATGGCGGCGCTCAGCGCCTCGCAGGCACCGGGCTTCCTCCCGGTCGCCCACGCGGCCCAGCAGCAGGACGCCGCGGCGCTGACGCCGCCGCCGGGCACCGCGATCGACGGCGGCTCGCCGTACGTCACGGACCTGCCCCCGCTGAACACCCCGACCGGCCCGCCGCTCGTGACGCCGACCGCCACTCCCGGCGGCTCCTCGGTGAGCGTGCCGAGCGGCAGCGCGGGACTGCCGGCCACCGTGCTCGCCGCGTACCAGCGCGCCGAGGCGTCGGTCGCCCAGAGCGACCCGGGCTGCCACCTGCCGTGGCAACTGCTGGCCGCCATCGGGCAGGTGGAGTCGGGGCAGGCACGCGGTGGCGCGGTCGACGCCGACGGCACCACGTACCGTCCGATACTCGGCCCGGTCCTCAACGGCGTCGGCTTCGCGAACATCAGCGACACCGACGGCGGCCGCTACGACGGCGACGCGGTGCACGACCGGGCGGTCGGGCCGATGCAGTTCATCCCCTCGACGTGGGAGCGCTGGGGCGCCGACGGCAACGGCGACGGGACCGACGACCCCGACAACGTCTACGACGCCGCGCTCGCCGCCGCCCACTACCTGTGCGCCGACGGCCGCGACCTGGCCGTACCGCGGCAGATGGACCGGGCGATCCTCGGCTACAACCACTCGCAGGCCTACCTCGACCTGGTCAGGTCCTGGTACGACCACTTCATGCAGGGCGGCGCCGTGTCGGTGCCCGACCGCCCCGGCACTCCCGGCGCCCCGGTGTCGCTGACCGGCACCCCGTCCGCGCCGCCCACCCCGCCCGGCAGCAGCCCCACTCCCACGCAGAGCCGGCCGCCCACGACGCCCGGCACCCCGTCGGGCAGCCCGACGGCGCCGACCACGGGCCCGACGACCGGCGGGCCGACCACCCCGCCGACGACCACCCCGCCGACGACGCCGCCGACCACGGACCCCACCGACCCGCCGACCACCCCGGGTTGCCCGTCGCCGTCCCCGACGCCCACGCCGAGCGACAGCGCCACCCCGACGCCCACGCCGTCCGGCACGCCCACCGGCGACCCGTGCGACACCGGCACCCCGACGCCCACCCCCTCCGACTCCGCGACGCCCGCGCCGACCGCCAGCGCCGCCGCGACCACCGCGGCGGCAGTCAGCCCGGCGCCCTGA